The following are from one region of the Arachis duranensis cultivar V14167 chromosome 10, aradu.V14167.gnm2.J7QH, whole genome shotgun sequence genome:
- the LOC107469686 gene encoding uncharacterized protein LOC107469686 isoform X2, with amino-acid sequence MPFKPPLLPPSPEKYAVDPPELLAATRAVAGGRFKIAAALCCYSVLLWLLRMWLEAEVAVVVDFGLRRKGLCDAFGLWNCILRIWAQKLRRIYLVIVVMFCIALDY; translated from the exons ATGCCATTCAAGCCGCCGCTCCTGCCGCCGTCGCCGGAGAAGTATGCCG TTGATCCACCGGAGCTTCTGGCCGCCACCAGAGCTGTTGCCGGGGGCCGGTTCAAAATCGCAGCTGCTTTGTGTTGTTATTCCG TGTTGCTATGGTTATTGCGAATGTGGCTTGAAGCTGAGGTTGCAGTTGTTGTTGATTTCGGGTTGAGGCGGAAAGGACTCTGTGACGCGTTTGGGTTATGGAATTgcattttgag gatatgggcgcagaagttacgaagaatttatttagttattgttgTGATGTtctgtattgctttagattattaa
- the LOC107469686 gene encoding uncharacterized protein LOC107469686 isoform X1: MPFKPPLLPPSPEKYAVDPPELLAATRAVAGGRFKIAAALCCYSVLLWLLRMWLEAEVAVVVDFGLRRKGLCDAFGLWNCILRVTGHRYPLMATGRRYPLMATGRKYPLMIIMRNRETVSGLATGHVGLAW; this comes from the exons ATGCCATTCAAGCCGCCGCTCCTGCCGCCGTCGCCGGAGAAGTATGCCG TTGATCCACCGGAGCTTCTGGCCGCCACCAGAGCTGTTGCCGGGGGCCGGTTCAAAATCGCAGCTGCTTTGTGTTGTTATTCCG TGTTGCTATGGTTATTGCGAATGTGGCTTGAAGCTGAGGTTGCAGTTGTTGTTGATTTCGGGTTGAGGCGGAAAGGACTCTGTGACGCGTTTGGGTTATGGAATTgcattttgag ggtgacagggcaccgataccctctaatggcgacagggcgcagataccctctaatggcgacagggcgcaaATACCCTCTAATGATAATAatgcgcaacagagagactgtgtccgggttagctaccggacacgtcgggttggcttggtaa
- the LOC107469686 gene encoding uncharacterized protein LOC107469686 isoform X3: MPFKPPLLPPSPEKYAVDPPELLAATRAVAGGRFKIAAALCCYSVLLWLLRMWLEAEVAVVVDFGLRRKGLCDAFGLWNCILRIWAQKLRRIYLVIVVMFCIALDY, translated from the exons ATGCCATTCAAGCCGCCGCTCCTGCCGCCGTCGCCGGAGAAGTATGCCG TTGATCCACCGGAGCTTCTGGCCGCCACCAGAGCTGTTGCCGGGGGCCGGTTCAAAATCGCAGCTGCTTTGTGTTGTTATTCCG TGTTGCTATGGTTATTGCGAATGTGGCTTGAAGCTGAGGTTGCAGTTGTTGTTGATTTCGGGTTGAGGCGGAAAGGACTCTGTGACGCGTTTGGGTTATGGAATTgcattttgag gatatgggcgcagaagttacgaagaatttatttagttattgttgTGATGTTCTGTATTGCCTtagattattaa